The bacterium genome has a window encoding:
- a CDS encoding carbamoyltransferase: protein MRILGISAYYHDSAAALVIDGEVVAAAHEERFTRKKHDAGFPTHAVEYVLSEYGLTISDLNAVVFYDKPLLKFERLLETYHAFAPTGLTSFSMAMPVWIKEKLFMRANIWKGLEEATGKKIHKRPPLLFPEHHLSHAASAFYPSPFKNAAILTVDGVGEWATTTICLGEGKEVSILREMKFPHSIGLLYSAFTYYCGFKVNSGEYKLMGLAPYGAKGSKRVTLFKEKILSELVSLKEDGSITLNMSYFTFATGDRMCNNKKWEALFNIPPRPAESLLTQEHSDLALAIQEVTEEIMVRLARTAKEITGSEYLVLAGGVALNCVVNARIREASIFKDVWAQPAAGDAGGALGAALAGYHIWAGKDRVLRESKDAMNGSYLGPEYSVTDIERTIRKYGAEFEKYDEYEELAKKVADLIAQGNVVGWMQGRMEWGPRALGNRSILADARNPEMQKKLNLKIKQREGFRPFAPSVLEEDVSEYFETKTPSPYMLFTVPVAKKRRKPFPSQDLPLFEKLYTPRSDIPAVTHLDYSARIQTVPKETNEKYWKLINFFKEKTGYGILINTSFNVRGEPIVCTPEDAYRCFMNTEMDYLVIGDFLFDKKKQPEFAQGLFNSSANELD, encoded by the coding sequence ATGAGGATTTTGGGCATTTCCGCTTATTACCATGACAGTGCCGCCGCTTTGGTTATTGACGGGGAGGTTGTTGCCGCAGCTCATGAGGAACGCTTTACTCGTAAAAAACACGATGCCGGTTTCCCAACACATGCCGTAGAATACGTACTTTCTGAATACGGTCTTACAATTTCCGACCTTAATGCCGTTGTTTTTTACGACAAACCACTGCTGAAATTCGAACGTCTTTTGGAGACTTACCATGCATTTGCTCCCACAGGACTTACAAGCTTCTCCATGGCGATGCCAGTGTGGATAAAAGAAAAACTGTTTATGCGTGCAAACATTTGGAAAGGCCTTGAAGAGGCGACAGGCAAAAAGATACACAAACGCCCGCCACTTCTATTTCCTGAACATCATCTTTCGCATGCGGCAAGTGCCTTTTACCCCTCTCCATTTAAAAACGCAGCGATTCTTACAGTTGACGGGGTCGGGGAATGGGCGACAACGACTATCTGCCTTGGGGAAGGAAAAGAAGTATCTATTCTTCGGGAAATGAAATTTCCTCATTCTATTGGTCTCTTATATTCCGCATTTACATACTATTGCGGATTCAAGGTGAACAGTGGGGAATACAAGCTCATGGGCCTTGCACCGTACGGAGCTAAAGGAAGTAAACGTGTTACTTTGTTCAAAGAAAAGATTCTTTCAGAGCTTGTGAGTCTCAAAGAAGATGGCTCCATAACGCTTAATATGAGTTACTTCACTTTTGCTACTGGTGACCGAATGTGCAATAACAAAAAGTGGGAAGCATTGTTTAACATTCCTCCTCGTCCAGCTGAAAGTCTTCTTACACAGGAGCACTCTGATCTTGCGCTTGCAATACAGGAAGTTACGGAAGAGATCATGGTGCGTCTCGCTAGAACTGCAAAAGAAATAACAGGTTCTGAATATCTTGTTCTTGCAGGCGGAGTGGCTCTTAATTGTGTGGTTAACGCACGGATACGAGAGGCGAGCATCTTTAAGGATGTATGGGCACAACCTGCTGCAGGCGACGCCGGAGGGGCATTAGGAGCTGCTTTAGCGGGCTATCATATATGGGCAGGCAAGGATCGGGTTTTAAGAGAAAGCAAAGATGCTATGAACGGGTCATATCTTGGTCCCGAGTACTCTGTAACGGACATAGAGCGGACCATAAGGAAATACGGGGCAGAGTTTGAAAAATATGATGAATATGAGGAATTAGCGAAGAAGGTCGCCGATCTTATAGCGCAAGGAAATGTAGTGGGTTGGATGCAGGGAAGAATGGAATGGGGCCCGCGGGCCCTCGGAAACAGAAGCATCTTAGCTGATGCTCGGAATCCTGAAATGCAGAAAAAACTCAATCTGAAAATTAAACAACGCGAGGGATTCAGACCTTTTGCTCCATCGGTTTTGGAGGAGGACGTTTCAGAATATTTTGAAACAAAAACCCCCTCTCCCTACATGCTTTTTACTGTACCAGTGGCGAAAAAAAGAAGAAAGCCTTTTCCTTCACAAGACTTGCCACTTTTTGAAAAACTCTATACCCCGCGATCTGACATTCCCGCAGTAACCCATCTTGATTATTCGGCGAGAATCCAAACGGTTCCTAAAGAGACGAATGAAAAATATTGGAAACTCATCAACTTCTTTAAGGAAAAAACCGGCTATGGTATTCTCATAAACACGAGTTTTAATGTGCGAGGCGAACCTATTGTTTGTACTCCAGAAGATGCGTATCGCTGTTTTATGAACACTGAAATGGACTACCTAGTCATAGGGGATTTTCTTTTTGATAAGAAAAAACAGCCCGAATTTGCTCAAGGACTATTTAATTCCAGTGCCAATGAATTGGATTAA
- a CDS encoding DUF5989 family protein — MDFLKDIWGFLKTRKKFWLLPAIIVLVVVGAILVFGGGTAIAPFIYTVF; from the coding sequence ATGGATTTTTTGAAAGACATTTGGGGGTTTTTAAAAACACGAAAAAAGTTCTGGCTTCTGCCCGCCATAATTGTACTTGTTGTCGTTGGAGCAATTCTTGTATTTGGAGGAGGAACCGCCATAGCCCCGTTTATTTATACTGTTTTTTAG
- a CDS encoding sugar nucleotide-binding protein — MSRKIDLNKVLITGASGMVGSYIDFGIKTDRESLDITDLDHVMKVIRHHRPQAIIHLAAETDVDLCDRDPRHAYKVNSVGTYNITIAAKDVGAKLIYISTAGVFDGEKNGPYAETDMPNPKNFYGKSKHQGELIVRAMLDDYIIARACWMFGGGLRQDKKFVSKIIKQLDKEEIKAVDDAYGSPTFGKDLVEALKRLLKENAVGIFHLSNVGACSRYEVAKFIIETLKPNVKLIPVGLDHFPGAYRVKNEAMVSGHKLMRPWQDALKEYLETEWKNFHQKSKCGICGSKNLDTVLDLGLMPLANAFVHKEHLRSPEMFFPLAINFCNDCFSVQLSHVVNSELLYKNYHYETSANDPLVKHFNSLADEIVKDYIQSPSNLVVEIGSNDGSLLSRIKDRCRVLGVDPAQNIAKIAIKNNVPTKVDFFTGKVSKEIKAELGEAQVVIANNVMAHIEDIRGVFSAVKGLLSPNGRFIFEVHWVGNLINQGGFDQIYHEHIYYHSLHSLKHLINSLGMTINDIKLVPIHGESMRVYVGKSGEISEAVHDFLNREIKMGLVKKETYLNFSSKIKSNKNKLLKILIDLKKAGKKIFGYGAPAKGNTLLNYFQIGPDILDCITDTTPAKQGTFTPGMRIPVASPDILKNETPDYMLLLSWNYADAILEKERDLRKKGVKFIIAVPDVRIV; from the coding sequence ATGTCCCGAAAAATAGATTTAAACAAAGTTTTGATTACCGGGGCTTCGGGTATGGTCGGATCCTACATTGATTTTGGGATTAAAACGGACCGTGAGTCTTTGGATATTACTGACCTAGACCATGTGATGAAAGTAATAAGACACCACCGTCCTCAGGCGATTATCCATCTTGCCGCGGAAACGGATGTCGACTTGTGCGACCGCGACCCGCGCCATGCGTACAAAGTCAACAGTGTCGGTACCTATAATATTACGATTGCCGCAAAGGATGTGGGGGCGAAACTTATATATATCTCTACTGCGGGAGTCTTTGACGGTGAGAAGAATGGTCCGTATGCGGAGACGGATATGCCGAATCCTAAAAATTTTTACGGCAAATCAAAGCATCAAGGAGAACTGATTGTGCGGGCAATGTTGGATGATTATATAATAGCCAGGGCTTGCTGGATGTTTGGCGGGGGATTGAGACAAGACAAGAAATTTGTAAGCAAAATAATCAAACAGCTTGATAAGGAAGAAATCAAGGCGGTTGATGACGCATACGGTTCGCCGACTTTCGGCAAAGATTTGGTGGAAGCTTTAAAGCGGTTATTGAAAGAAAATGCAGTGGGTATTTTTCATCTCTCAAACGTTGGGGCATGCTCTCGATATGAGGTCGCCAAGTTTATTATTGAAACATTAAAACCGAATGTGAAACTCATTCCCGTCGGGCTTGACCATTTTCCTGGCGCATACAGGGTAAAAAATGAGGCTATGGTGTCTGGGCATAAACTAATGCGCCCCTGGCAAGATGCTTTGAAAGAATATTTGGAAACGGAATGGAAAAACTTTCATCAAAAATCAAAATGTGGTATTTGTGGCTCAAAAAATTTAGACACAGTTCTTGATTTGGGACTGATGCCGCTTGCAAACGCTTTTGTACACAAGGAGCATTTACGCTCTCCTGAAATGTTTTTTCCACTCGCGATTAATTTTTGTAATGACTGTTTTTCTGTCCAACTAAGCCATGTAGTTAACAGTGAATTGCTTTACAAAAACTACCACTACGAAACTTCCGCAAACGATCCGTTAGTTAAGCATTTTAATTCTCTCGCGGATGAAATAGTAAAAGATTACATACAGTCCCCGAGTAACCTGGTTGTAGAAATTGGCAGCAATGACGGGAGTCTTCTCTCGCGAATTAAAGATAGGTGTAGAGTTTTGGGGGTTGACCCGGCCCAAAACATAGCAAAGATTGCAATAAAAAATAATGTACCGACAAAAGTCGATTTTTTCACAGGAAAAGTATCCAAGGAAATAAAAGCTGAATTGGGCGAAGCTCAAGTTGTCATTGCCAACAACGTCATGGCCCATATAGAAGATATCCGAGGCGTTTTTTCCGCAGTCAAAGGGCTTCTTTCTCCGAATGGCCGATTTATTTTCGAAGTTCATTGGGTTGGCAATCTCATAAATCAAGGCGGATTTGACCAAATTTATCACGAACATATCTATTATCACTCGCTACATTCTTTAAAACACCTGATTAATTCACTGGGCATGACTATTAACGACATAAAACTGGTACCGATCCACGGTGAGTCTATGCGGGTATATGTTGGAAAGTCCGGGGAGATCTCTGAAGCGGTGCATGATTTTTTAAATCGTGAAATTAAAATGGGTCTGGTCAAAAAGGAAACATATTTGAATTTTTCAAGCAAAATCAAATCAAACAAAAATAAACTTCTTAAAATCCTGATTGACCTGAAAAAAGCGGGAAAGAAGATTTTTGGATACGGAGCACCCGCCAAAGGCAATACCCTGCTTAATTATTTCCAAATTGGTCCGGATATTCTTGATTGTATTACCGATACGACTCCTGCCAAACAAGGCACGTTTACTCCGGGGATGCGTATTCCGGTAGCTTCGCCCGATATTTTGAAAAACGAAACCCCTGATTATATGCTTTTACTGTCTTGGAATTACGCGGATGCGATTTTGGAAAAAGAAAGGGACTTGCGTAAAAAAGGTGTTAAATTCATCATTGCCGTTCCGGATGTAAGGATTGTCTGA
- a CDS encoding sugar phosphate nucleotidyltransferase, whose product MKGIILAGGLGTRLLPLTLVTNKHLLPVYDKPMIMYPIETLRKAGILEILLVCGREHAGHFINFLGSGKEYGVKLSYAVQDKNNAGIADALSYAEDFADKNNIAVILGDNIFEDDFTKSVQTFKSGVRIFFKKVKDPKRYGVPVFDKSGKRILKIEEKPKKPKSAYAQTGFWIMDNQVFSFIQKQTPSRRGELEMTDSINQYIRSGIVDFSIVKGGWYDAGTIDSLLESSLLISKRKK is encoded by the coding sequence ATGAAAGGAATCATATTAGCGGGGGGTCTTGGTACGCGTCTTCTTCCACTGACTCTCGTCACAAACAAGCACTTGTTGCCGGTGTATGACAAACCGATGATCATGTATCCTATTGAAACACTGCGGAAAGCGGGAATTCTTGAAATCCTTCTTGTCTGCGGGCGCGAACATGCGGGACACTTTATAAATTTCTTAGGCTCGGGAAAAGAATATGGAGTCAAACTTTCCTACGCCGTGCAGGATAAAAACAATGCAGGCATAGCCGACGCGCTTTCATACGCGGAAGATTTTGCGGACAAAAACAACATTGCTGTTATTTTGGGGGATAATATTTTTGAAGATGATTTTACCAAATCTGTACAGACATTCAAAAGTGGTGTGCGGATTTTTTTTAAAAAAGTGAAGGATCCAAAGCGGTACGGAGTGCCGGTATTTGATAAGAGCGGGAAACGGATACTGAAAATAGAAGAGAAACCAAAAAAGCCAAAATCAGCCTATGCCCAGACCGGTTTCTGGATTATGGACAATCAAGTTTTTTCATTTATTCAGAAGCAAACTCCTTCACGGAGAGGAGAGTTGGAAATGACCGATTCTATAAACCAGTACATACGTTCAGGAATCGTTGATTTTTCCATAGTAAAGGGCGGGTGGTATGATGCGGGCACCATAGATTCATTGCTTGAATCTTCTCTTCTTATAAGTAAGAGAAAGAAATAA
- the rfbB gene encoding dTDP-glucose 4,6-dehydratase, with protein MAKLLTFNNKTLLVCGGAGFIGSNFIRYIFSRHPKTRIINLDKLTYSGNRDNNKDVAENPKLRYRFVKGDIVNKKTVDRVFKKYKPDYVINFAAETHVDRSIHGASLEFIKTNIEGVFNIAEAVKAHPSVVKYVQVSTDEVHGSLPLDSKKRFHEYTLFAPNVPYAATKAGGDLLCRAYFSTWKVPVVVTHCSNNYGPYQYPEKLIPFFVLRMLEGKKLPLYGDGKHVRDWVYVLDHCSALELCLLKGKPGGVYHIGADNELDNTDIARRILKHFKRDESWIEYVGDRPGHDRRYSVDPTKIMKELGWKQKYSFEKAFKETLEWYINNPKWIDHVRKRTGVFNPHIDLWRAHNVHKKK; from the coding sequence ATGGCAAAATTACTCACATTCAACAATAAGACACTTCTCGTATGTGGCGGAGCCGGTTTTATAGGCTCTAATTTTATACGCTACATCTTTTCGAGACACCCTAAAACCAGGATCATAAATCTTGATAAATTAACCTATTCGGGAAATCGCGACAACAATAAGGATGTAGCCGAGAATCCCAAACTTCGTTACCGCTTCGTAAAAGGTGATATTGTCAATAAGAAAACGGTTGATCGGGTATTTAAAAAATATAAGCCCGATTACGTTATAAACTTTGCCGCTGAAACCCACGTTGACCGAAGTATCCACGGTGCATCTCTTGAATTCATTAAGACAAATATTGAAGGAGTTTTTAATATTGCCGAAGCGGTGAAGGCCCACCCGTCAGTTGTAAAATATGTCCAGGTTTCAACAGATGAAGTTCATGGCAGTTTGCCTCTTGACTCCAAAAAACGTTTCCATGAATACACACTTTTTGCTCCCAACGTGCCCTATGCGGCAACAAAGGCGGGAGGAGATCTTCTGTGTCGTGCTTATTTTTCCACGTGGAAAGTTCCTGTTGTTGTTACCCACTGTTCGAACAACTACGGTCCCTACCAATATCCCGAAAAACTCATTCCTTTTTTCGTGTTGCGCATGTTGGAAGGCAAGAAATTGCCCCTCTATGGTGATGGAAAACACGTAAGAGACTGGGTTTACGTTCTTGATCACTGCAGTGCCCTTGAGCTGTGTCTTCTTAAGGGTAAACCCGGTGGAGTGTATCATATCGGTGCGGACAACGAACTCGACAACACCGACATTGCCCGACGAATCTTGAAACATTTTAAACGCGACGAATCATGGATAGAATATGTGGGAGACCGGCCGGGCCATGATCGTCGATATTCCGTTGACCCGACAAAGATTATGAAAGAACTTGGATGGAAGCAAAAATATTCTTTTGAAAAAGCCTTTAAAGAAACCCTGGAGTGGTATATCAATAATCCAAAATGGATTGATCACGTTAGAAAAAGAACAGGAGTTTTTAACCCCCATATAGATTTGTGGCGCGCTCACAACGTCCATAAGAAAAAATAA
- a CDS encoding glycosyltransferase: MWQGKKVSVVFSTYREKGSIRRMIDDYFATGFVDEVVVVNNNAEPGTDEEVKKTKARLVYENKQGYGHGYQRGIKEATGDYIFLSEPDGTYSAADLEKFLVYSHDFPVVMGTRTNRSAILDGASMGLIRKLANVFEAKVIEVFFGTNSLTEIGCTCKLFEKEVLLSLAPYWRTTNALFATELLLLVVSKKIKFIEIPISFSERIGKSQLTAKWHQLAKWGLKIFWFILSFWLGWVLGKHRKKIDIKTS, translated from the coding sequence ATGTGGCAAGGCAAAAAAGTTTCAGTTGTTTTCTCTACATATAGGGAAAAGGGGTCAATCCGCAGAATGATTGATGATTATTTTGCTACAGGTTTTGTTGATGAAGTGGTAGTGGTAAATAACAATGCGGAGCCGGGTACAGATGAAGAAGTGAAGAAAACAAAAGCACGCCTTGTCTATGAAAATAAACAAGGATATGGGCACGGTTACCAACGAGGTATTAAAGAGGCAACTGGAGATTATATATTTTTATCAGAGCCTGACGGAACATATTCTGCGGCGGACCTTGAAAAATTCCTCGTATATTCACACGATTTCCCTGTAGTTATGGGGACACGCACAAATCGAAGCGCAATTCTGGACGGAGCCTCAATGGGTCTAATACGTAAGCTCGCCAATGTCTTTGAGGCAAAAGTAATCGAAGTCTTTTTTGGTACTAACTCTCTTACTGAAATAGGCTGCACATGCAAACTCTTTGAGAAGGAAGTATTACTCTCTCTTGCCCCTTATTGGCGTACAACCAACGCCCTTTTCGCGACAGAGCTCCTGCTTCTTGTTGTAAGCAAAAAGATAAAATTCATAGAGATTCCGATTTCTTTCAGTGAGCGGATAGGAAAGTCACAACTTACCGCTAAGTGGCACCAGCTTGCAAAGTGGGGTCTCAAAATCTTCTGGTTCATCCTTTCTTTCTGGCTCGGCTGGGTTTTGGGAAAACATAGAAAGAAAATAGACATAAAAACTTCTTAA
- a CDS encoding glycosyltransferase family 2 protein, which produces MNRKLSVIVPVFNEEKTVGVIIERLLAVPFVGWDTEIIAVNDGSSDNSLAILESFSSRIKIINLSKNGGKGNAVKTGIDVSTGDYAIIQDADLECKPEEIPLLLSALKNVSQNTKIAVMGSRELRGARDHKSQFLPRFGSVFITKLINFLYSTTLTDTLMGYKLFPKSTFGYFDAGGFESEMLFLVRLLEEGYRILEIPVSYIPRSTGEGKKIKYRHGIKIIFKILTFWLKNRFMRKRVSS; this is translated from the coding sequence ATGAACCGGAAATTGTCAGTCATTGTTCCGGTGTTTAACGAAGAAAAGACTGTCGGAGTAATTATCGAACGCCTTTTGGCTGTTCCCTTTGTAGGATGGGACACTGAGATTATAGCCGTTAATGACGGTTCTTCGGACAATTCCCTTGCCATTTTGGAAAGTTTTTCTTCACGCATAAAAATAATAAATCTCTCAAAAAATGGCGGAAAAGGAAACGCGGTTAAGACGGGAATTGACGTGTCAACCGGGGATTATGCCATTATTCAGGATGCCGACCTTGAGTGCAAACCCGAAGAGATACCTTTATTGCTTTCCGCGTTGAAAAATGTTTCCCAAAACACAAAGATCGCCGTTATGGGTTCCCGAGAACTTCGTGGCGCACGGGACCATAAGAGTCAATTTTTACCTCGTTTCGGCTCCGTGTTCATCACAAAGCTCATTAATTTTCTATACAGCACCACTCTTACGGACACCCTGATGGGGTATAAGTTATTTCCAAAATCAACCTTCGGCTATTTCGACGCGGGTGGGTTTGAATCCGAAATGCTTTTTTTAGTCCGGTTGCTTGAAGAAGGATATCGCATTCTTGAAATCCCGGTATCGTATATACCGCGCAGTACGGGAGAAGGAAAAAAGATAAAATACAGGCACGGCATTAAAATTATTTTTAAAATATTGACTTTTTGGCTAAAAAATCGTTTTATGCGGAAGCGGGTTAGCTCGTGA